A window of the Listeria swaminathanii genome harbors these coding sequences:
- a CDS encoding cation-translocating P-type ATPase, with product MLWVKESIEQLLSKLHTNLDTGLTKEQVKEKHAEFGTNEFEEGKKESLLQKIGHHLIEITTIVLLFAAAISAYLAITTGYGWAKVVVILGIVVLNMVLGIYQENSAEKALAALQSMNAHLTTVVRDGVRMQVDATELVPGDIIEIVAGDMIPADARIISSSSLQVEESALTGESVPVEKDANAVVSEKAPIGDRLNMLYSGCLVTNGRATAVVVEIGMETEMGKIAGLLNSTSKLMTPLQLRLKELAKRLSIVALLAGILIFIIDVYVYGETIIETLMIAISLAVAAVPETLPVIVTLTLAYGVQNMVRKNTIIRRIPAVETIGNTSVICSDKTGTLTQNKMIIQQIWAADHAPLKATAEFDTAENNVLEMLSLASNATIDITDGEETIIGDPTESAIIRLLEEKGTTKKALEAKYPRVFELPFDSDRKLMTTIHQVEDGFLSITKGAFDRIPVEFSEEFLAEAERVHDSFAEDALRVLVVAYKKYPEMPTDLSSEALEKNLTFAGMVGMIDPPRPESKSAVLAAKKAGIKTVMITGDHIVTASAIAKEIGILTDGDKAITGAELAEMSEADLEKNIRDYAVYARVSPEDKIRIVKAWQKNGEIVTMTGDGVNDAPALKAADVGAAMGITGTDVSKNAADMVITDDNFATIVDAVKEGRTAYENIRKTIYFLLSTNFSQIFIMLIAIILGWGAPVVAVQLLLINVVSDGIPGFFLSREKADDSIMERKPIPKNAGIFANGLGKKMATQAVVFTIVTLAGFYIGQFVTINNSIGASYEVGMTMAFVILAWSSVAHIFNVRSDKSIFTIGFLSNRGLFFSAICSMLIILGLAIIPPLANMFFLVEMSLTHWILAFILSMFPLLFVEIQKLIQRKRAKA from the coding sequence ATGCTTTGGGTAAAAGAGTCAATCGAGCAACTTCTCAGTAAACTACACACGAATTTAGACACAGGGTTAACGAAAGAACAGGTTAAAGAAAAACATGCAGAGTTTGGGACGAATGAATTTGAAGAGGGGAAGAAAGAGTCCTTGCTTCAAAAAATTGGTCACCATTTGATTGAAATTACAACGATTGTTTTGCTTTTTGCAGCGGCAATTTCTGCTTATTTAGCGATTACAACTGGATATGGTTGGGCGAAGGTTGTCGTAATTTTAGGTATCGTTGTTTTGAATATGGTGCTTGGAATTTATCAAGAGAATAGCGCTGAAAAGGCACTTGCCGCGTTACAAAGTATGAACGCACATTTAACAACGGTTGTTCGTGATGGCGTGCGGATGCAAGTGGATGCGACGGAATTAGTACCTGGGGACATCATTGAGATTGTTGCCGGAGATATGATTCCAGCTGATGCACGGATTATTTCCAGCAGTAGTTTACAAGTCGAGGAATCTGCATTAACAGGCGAAAGTGTTCCGGTTGAAAAAGATGCAAATGCGGTTGTTTCGGAAAAGGCGCCAATTGGAGATCGGTTGAATATGCTTTACTCGGGCTGCCTTGTAACCAATGGTCGGGCAACAGCTGTTGTCGTAGAAATTGGGATGGAAACAGAGATGGGGAAAATTGCGGGACTTTTAAACAGCACATCGAAACTGATGACGCCACTACAACTACGCTTAAAAGAATTAGCTAAACGCCTTAGTATTGTAGCACTTTTAGCAGGTATTTTAATTTTTATTATTGATGTGTATGTGTACGGTGAGACGATTATTGAAACATTGATGATTGCGATTTCCCTAGCTGTAGCAGCGGTTCCTGAGACGTTACCGGTTATTGTGACATTGACACTTGCTTATGGGGTTCAAAATATGGTGCGGAAAAATACGATTATCCGCCGAATTCCAGCAGTAGAAACAATCGGAAATACTTCGGTTATTTGTTCTGATAAAACAGGGACTTTAACACAAAATAAAATGATTATCCAACAAATTTGGGCAGCAGATCATGCGCCTTTGAAAGCAACAGCTGAGTTTGATACTGCGGAGAACAATGTGTTAGAAATGCTAAGCCTTGCAAGTAACGCGACGATTGATATAACGGACGGCGAAGAAACTATCATTGGTGACCCAACCGAAAGCGCGATTATCCGTTTATTAGAAGAAAAAGGAACAACGAAAAAAGCATTGGAAGCTAAATATCCACGCGTATTCGAACTTCCTTTTGACTCGGATAGAAAGCTAATGACGACGATTCACCAAGTAGAAGATGGATTTCTTTCCATTACAAAAGGTGCTTTTGACCGCATTCCGGTAGAGTTTTCGGAGGAGTTCTTAGCAGAAGCTGAGCGCGTACATGACAGTTTTGCAGAGGATGCGCTTCGGGTGCTAGTTGTTGCTTATAAAAAATATCCGGAAATGCCGACTGATTTGTCTAGTGAGGCGCTTGAGAAGAATTTAACTTTTGCGGGAATGGTTGGGATGATTGATCCACCGAGACCGGAAAGTAAATCTGCTGTGTTAGCGGCGAAAAAAGCGGGTATTAAGACTGTAATGATTACTGGTGACCACATTGTAACGGCATCAGCAATTGCAAAAGAAATTGGTATTTTAACGGATGGCGACAAGGCGATTACTGGAGCTGAGCTTGCCGAAATGTCAGAAGCGGACTTAGAGAAGAACATTAGAGATTACGCGGTATACGCTCGTGTAAGTCCAGAAGATAAAATCAGAATTGTTAAAGCTTGGCAGAAAAATGGTGAAATTGTAACGATGACAGGTGATGGCGTGAATGATGCGCCAGCCCTTAAAGCGGCAGATGTTGGAGCTGCGATGGGAATTACTGGAACAGATGTATCTAAAAACGCTGCAGATATGGTGATAACAGATGATAATTTTGCAACGATTGTAGATGCAGTGAAAGAAGGGCGTACAGCCTACGAGAATATCCGCAAAACGATTTACTTCTTGTTAAGTACCAACTTTTCACAAATTTTCATTATGTTAATTGCGATTATTCTTGGCTGGGGCGCGCCGGTTGTAGCTGTTCAGTTGCTATTAATCAACGTGGTATCTGACGGGATTCCGGGGTTCTTCTTGAGTCGTGAGAAAGCAGATGACTCGATTATGGAGCGGAAACCAATTCCGAAAAATGCTGGAATTTTTGCGAATGGACTTGGAAAGAAAATGGCGACACAAGCAGTTGTCTTCACGATTGTAACACTTGCTGGGTTTTATATTGGGCAATTTGTGACGATAAATAATTCGATTGGCGCAAGTTATGAAGTGGGGATGACAATGGCGTTTGTTATTTTAGCATGGTCGTCTGTCGCGCATATTTTCAACGTAAGAAGTGATAAGTCGATTTTCACCATCGGATTTTTATCAAACCGTGGCTTGTTCTTTAGCGCGATTTGTTCGATGTTGATTATTCTAGGACTTGCGATTATTCCACCACTTGCGAACATGTTTTTCTTAGTAGAAATGAGCTTAACGCACTGGATTCTCGCATTCATCCTTTCGATGTTCCCACTCCTATTTGTGGAAATTCAAAAGCTTATTCAGCGAAAAAGAGCAAAAGCTTGA
- a CDS encoding MerR family transcriptional regulator — MQQTIKEASAHTGLSAHTIRYYEREGLIPFLARDKNNNRIFDNEALHWLELLTCLRVTGMPLAKQKEIVELTKCGDKTVSERIAVLKEHQADMYRRQAELDRAFKKIEKKLACYEELEQEVNKSVDQLS; from the coding sequence ATGCAACAAACAATCAAAGAAGCTTCCGCACACACGGGTTTAAGCGCCCACACAATTCGCTACTATGAACGCGAAGGATTAATTCCTTTTCTAGCGCGTGATAAAAATAATAACCGAATTTTCGATAACGAGGCTTTGCACTGGCTGGAATTACTTACATGTTTGCGCGTTACGGGAATGCCACTTGCGAAACAAAAAGAAATTGTCGAACTAACTAAATGTGGTGACAAAACTGTTTCCGAACGCATCGCTGTACTCAAAGAACATCAAGCAGATATGTATCGCCGACAAGCAGAACTCGACCGAGCATTTAAGAAAATCGAGAAAAAATTAGCTTGCTACGAAGAATTAGAACAAGAAGTAAATAAAAGTGTGGACCAGCTTAGCTAA
- a CDS encoding nitronate monooxygenase yields MSITNLLNIKYPIIQGAMAQIAKAPLVAAVSNAGGLGIIASGGMTADMLREEIKKTKALTDKPFGVNLMLMMTNIAELTEVIIEEKVGIVTTGAGTPKTFMPIWKEAGIIVIPVVPSVMIAKRMEKMGADAVIAEGTEAGGHVGETTTMALLPQIVDAVTIPVIGAGGIADGRGIAAALALGAKGVQIGTRFLATDECPVHPDFKAAVIKASDRDTMVTGRKAGAPVRSIKNKMIKEYIRLEEENADRDTLEELTLGSLRKAVQEGDTDNGSVMAGQIAGLITEIKPCKDVIEEMMTDAKNVIAGLEL; encoded by the coding sequence ATGTCCATTACGAACTTATTAAATATTAAATATCCGATTATCCAAGGTGCCATGGCGCAAATTGCTAAAGCTCCACTTGTCGCAGCTGTATCCAACGCAGGCGGTTTAGGAATTATCGCTTCAGGCGGAATGACCGCTGATATGCTTCGCGAAGAAATCAAAAAAACAAAAGCACTGACAGATAAACCATTCGGCGTTAACTTAATGCTAATGATGACCAATATTGCGGAACTAACCGAAGTAATTATTGAAGAAAAAGTGGGAATCGTTACAACCGGAGCGGGAACGCCAAAAACGTTCATGCCAATTTGGAAAGAAGCTGGAATTATCGTAATCCCCGTTGTCCCATCCGTGATGATTGCTAAGCGCATGGAAAAAATGGGCGCGGATGCAGTTATCGCAGAAGGAACAGAAGCAGGCGGACACGTTGGCGAAACAACTACAATGGCGCTGCTACCTCAAATTGTGGATGCCGTTACTATCCCAGTCATTGGCGCAGGCGGAATTGCCGACGGTCGCGGAATCGCCGCAGCCCTAGCCCTAGGTGCAAAAGGCGTCCAAATCGGCACACGCTTCCTAGCAACCGATGAATGCCCAGTTCACCCAGATTTCAAAGCAGCTGTAATCAAAGCCTCTGACCGCGACACAATGGTTACCGGCCGAAAAGCAGGCGCACCAGTTCGCTCAATTAAAAACAAAATGATCAAAGAATATATTCGTTTAGAAGAAGAAAACGCCGATCGTGATACTTTAGAAGAGTTAACTTTAGGCTCTTTACGAAAAGCAGTACAAGAAGGCGACACAGACAACGGCTCTGTCATGGCTGGGCAAATCGCTGGTTTGATTACAGAAATTAAACCTTGTAAAGATGTTATCGAAGAGATGATGACAGATGCTAAGAATGTGATTGCTGGGTTAGAATTATAA
- a CDS encoding HD domain-containing protein — protein MYEKARQMMIDAHSGQVRKITGEPYFSHPLNVARILRRAGFREEVVVAGLLHDAVEDTEMTDQDIRAAFGDVVADLVASHTENKTLSWEERKAHTIEQVRTGNLEEKALIVADKLDNLTSVKYALSSEGKSVWDYFKRGYELQKWYNEGIKNNMEYGINPAEIPAFFDEYARLVKWIFKK, from the coding sequence ATGTATGAAAAAGCGAGACAAATGATGATCGACGCACATAGTGGACAAGTTCGCAAAATTACTGGCGAGCCTTATTTTTCGCACCCTTTAAATGTAGCGAGAATTTTGCGCCGCGCTGGTTTCCGTGAAGAAGTTGTTGTCGCTGGTCTGCTGCATGATGCCGTTGAGGATACGGAGATGACGGATCAAGATATTCGCGCAGCTTTTGGCGATGTTGTTGCGGATTTAGTAGCTTCTCATACAGAAAATAAAACCTTATCGTGGGAAGAAAGAAAAGCGCATACGATTGAACAGGTGCGCACTGGAAACTTAGAAGAAAAAGCATTAATCGTGGCGGATAAATTAGATAATTTAACCTCTGTCAAATATGCGTTAAGCTCAGAAGGTAAGTCTGTCTGGGACTATTTTAAACGCGGATACGAACTGCAAAAATGGTACAATGAAGGTATTAAAAATAATATGGAATACGGGATAAATCCGGCCGAAATCCCCGCATTCTTTGATGAATATGCCCGACTAGTTAAGTGGATTTTTAAGAAGTAA
- a CDS encoding aldo/keto reductase — translation MNLKDTVKLANGVEMPRLGFGVWKVQDGDEAVNSVKWAIEAGYISIDTAAAYKNEEGVGQAIKESGIAREDLFVTTKLWNAEQGYESTLAAFDESLRKLELDYVDLYLIHWPVKGKFKDTWRAFEKLYKDKRVRAIGVCNFHEHHLKELMEDAEIVPMVNQIELHPQLTQEPLRKFCADNNIVVEAWSPLGNGKLLSNPEIKAIADAHGKSVAQVILRWDLQIGVVTIPKSVHQERIIQNADIFDFELTEEEVAKISGLNKDERTGPDPDNFNF, via the coding sequence TTGAACTTAAAAGATACAGTAAAACTTGCAAATGGTGTAGAAATGCCCCGTTTAGGATTTGGCGTATGGAAAGTGCAAGACGGCGATGAAGCAGTAAATTCTGTTAAATGGGCAATCGAAGCTGGTTATATTAGCATTGATACAGCTGCTGCTTACAAAAATGAAGAAGGCGTTGGTCAAGCAATCAAAGAGTCTGGCATTGCGAGAGAAGACTTATTCGTAACAACGAAACTGTGGAATGCAGAGCAAGGTTACGAATCTACTTTGGCAGCGTTTGACGAAAGTTTACGTAAATTAGAACTTGATTATGTCGACTTATATTTAATTCACTGGCCAGTTAAAGGCAAATTTAAAGACACTTGGCGCGCTTTTGAAAAATTATATAAAGATAAACGCGTTCGCGCAATCGGCGTATGTAACTTCCACGAACATCACCTAAAAGAATTAATGGAAGACGCAGAAATTGTACCAATGGTAAACCAAATTGAATTACATCCGCAATTAACACAAGAACCATTACGCAAATTCTGTGCTGACAACAATATCGTCGTAGAGGCTTGGTCTCCGCTCGGTAATGGGAAATTACTTTCTAACCCAGAAATCAAAGCCATTGCAGATGCACACGGCAAATCAGTTGCGCAAGTTATCCTTCGCTGGGACTTACAAATCGGCGTCGTGACGATTCCAAAATCAGTCCACCAAGAACGTATTATCCAAAATGCCGATATTTTCGACTTCGAATTAACAGAAGAAGAAGTGGCGAAAATCAGCGGATTGAATAAAGACGAAAGAACTGGCCCAGATCCAGACAACTTTAATTTCTAA
- a CDS encoding protein with hydrophobic anchor: MKKIIFTVVLSLVLVLAGCADVTNTVKVDKKGEATISFDVDISTVAGIFASSYSDEMEAKLKEAGFTVDKKSNTSYHIEKKLDKNETTKSDMKPEDFGVKITNTKSFFTQKIKVDADIDIEKIWKKEVTDVAFPKDILSQVDYTFVLDLPISTIGDNNAKSVDGGKLTWDVPLDKKSEMYFEVTVPNVKNIAIVGGILLIVIIGLIIYLIRRHRKKKKQV, translated from the coding sequence ATGAAAAAGATAATTTTCACAGTAGTGCTTAGTTTGGTGCTAGTTCTTGCGGGATGCGCCGATGTGACCAATACAGTGAAAGTAGATAAAAAAGGCGAGGCAACTATTTCCTTTGATGTCGATATTTCAACTGTAGCAGGGATTTTTGCATCGAGCTATTCCGATGAAATGGAAGCTAAACTAAAAGAAGCAGGATTTACTGTAGATAAAAAATCAAATACGAGCTATCATATCGAAAAGAAACTAGATAAGAACGAAACGACGAAGAGCGATATGAAACCGGAAGATTTTGGTGTGAAAATTACCAATACAAAAAGTTTCTTCACGCAGAAAATCAAGGTAGATGCGGATATCGACATCGAAAAAATTTGGAAAAAAGAAGTGACGGATGTTGCTTTTCCAAAAGATATTTTAAGCCAAGTCGATTATACCTTTGTTTTAGATTTGCCGATTTCGACGATTGGGGATAACAATGCTAAAAGTGTCGATGGCGGGAAGCTGACTTGGGATGTTCCACTCGATAAGAAATCTGAAATGTATTTTGAGGTCACTGTGCCAAACGTGAAAAACATTGCGATTGTTGGTGGCATTTTACTTATCGTCATCATTGGCTTGATTATTTACCTTATTAGAAGACACCGCAAAAAGAAAAAACAAGTATAA
- a CDS encoding winged helix DNA-binding domain-containing protein produces MDAKTVIENRFINQKLVASSWCDSPEKIVFHFGAMQSQNYGQSLWAVGSRLITPSELAVKQAIDHGEIIRSWLLRGTIHLFSAKDYHWMMDLIAPTIDKICKPYRAKLGLTEEVLHKASEVVAEFVAEQAATRKDLAAHLATMDLPSAGIQFAQLLVYLSSRKIICSGPDESFRNTKHIPVDTTNFTREGAIKELAKRYIQSHAPATLKDFCFWSGLNVTDAKVGLADLPKMGDFYIMPLVENSSATPTIPLAGFDEWIIGYRDRSVVLPETWNDEIITKNGIFRPAIITDGKVVGKWEKPKKLAGLEGDYWDRYIQFRNML; encoded by the coding sequence ATGGACGCAAAAACAGTAATTGAAAACCGCTTTATTAATCAAAAATTAGTAGCATCTTCGTGGTGCGACTCCCCGGAAAAAATCGTGTTTCATTTTGGTGCCATGCAATCGCAAAATTATGGTCAATCGCTTTGGGCTGTTGGAAGTAGACTAATTACGCCCAGTGAGCTCGCTGTCAAACAAGCCATCGATCATGGTGAAATTATCCGTTCATGGCTGCTGCGTGGAACTATCCACCTTTTTTCAGCCAAAGATTATCATTGGATGATGGACTTAATTGCTCCGACGATTGATAAAATATGTAAGCCTTACCGCGCGAAGTTAGGCTTAACAGAAGAGGTGCTCCACAAGGCTTCCGAAGTCGTTGCGGAATTTGTTGCGGAACAAGCAGCTACGAGAAAAGATTTAGCCGCACATTTAGCGACAATGGACTTACCAAGTGCAGGAATTCAATTTGCTCAACTGTTAGTGTATTTAAGTTCCCGAAAAATTATTTGTTCTGGTCCGGATGAATCGTTTAGAAATACGAAACACATCCCAGTAGACACGACTAATTTCACACGCGAGGGAGCAATCAAAGAACTAGCGAAGCGTTACATCCAAAGCCATGCGCCAGCTACTTTAAAAGATTTCTGTTTTTGGTCAGGATTAAATGTGACAGATGCTAAAGTTGGCTTAGCTGATTTACCTAAAATGGGGGATTTCTACATAATGCCGCTCGTTGAAAATAGTAGCGCAACACCTACTATTCCGCTTGCTGGCTTTGATGAATGGATTATCGGATACCGTGACCGCTCAGTTGTGCTACCAGAAACATGGAACGATGAAATTATTACGAAAAACGGGATTTTTAGACCCGCAATTATCACGGACGGAAAAGTAGTTGGAAAATGGGAGAAACCAAAGAAATTAGCTGGATTAGAGGGAGATTACTGGGACCGTTACATCCAGTTTCGAAATATGCTATAG
- a CDS encoding ABC transporter substrate-binding protein, translated as MKQLLKIFVPVIVVALLMMLLATTMNRSEGYAGSNTLTIYNWGDYIDPSLITKFEEETGIKVIYQTFDSNEAMMTKIEQGGTTFDIAVPSDYAISKMKEENLLIPLDHSKLPNEKYLDPRFMDLSFDDNNKYSMPYFWGTLGIIYNKEMFPDKNFDTWNALFDPELKNQILLIDGAREVMGLGLNSLGYSLNDTNKAHLQAARDKLETMTPNVKAIVGDEIKLLMADNEAGVAVTFSGEAAEMLSENEDLEYVIPKDGSNLWFDNMVIPKTAKNVDGAHKFINFMLKPENAAINAEYVGYATPNAKAVQLLPKEISSDERFYPDMDELNNLEVYDNLGKRMLSYYNELFLEFKMYRK; from the coding sequence ATGAAGCAACTGCTGAAAATTTTTGTACCAGTAATTGTTGTCGCGCTCCTGATGATGCTACTTGCAACGACGATGAACCGTTCGGAGGGCTATGCTGGGAGTAATACGCTGACGATTTATAACTGGGGCGATTACATTGATCCATCGCTCATCACTAAATTTGAAGAAGAAACAGGCATCAAAGTCATTTACCAAACTTTTGATTCTAATGAAGCGATGATGACAAAAATTGAACAAGGTGGAACGACCTTTGATATTGCGGTGCCAAGTGATTACGCGATTAGTAAAATGAAAGAAGAAAATTTACTAATTCCGCTTGATCATTCCAAACTACCAAATGAAAAATACCTTGATCCGCGTTTTATGGATTTGTCGTTTGATGATAATAATAAATATTCGATGCCGTATTTCTGGGGAACACTTGGAATTATTTATAATAAAGAAATGTTCCCGGATAAGAATTTCGATACGTGGAATGCGTTATTTGATCCTGAGTTGAAGAACCAAATCTTGCTGATTGATGGGGCTCGTGAGGTGATGGGACTTGGGCTGAATAGTCTTGGCTACTCGCTGAATGATACAAATAAAGCCCACTTACAAGCTGCCAGAGATAAACTAGAAACAATGACGCCGAATGTCAAAGCGATTGTTGGTGATGAGATTAAATTACTCATGGCGGACAATGAGGCGGGAGTCGCGGTTACTTTCTCCGGAGAAGCGGCGGAAATGTTAAGTGAAAATGAAGATTTAGAATACGTTATTCCAAAAGACGGTTCCAATTTATGGTTCGATAACATGGTCATTCCAAAAACAGCGAAAAACGTTGATGGCGCGCATAAATTTATTAATTTCATGCTAAAACCAGAAAATGCCGCAATTAACGCCGAATATGTCGGCTACGCAACACCAAATGCCAAAGCCGTCCAATTGTTACCAAAAGAAATTTCCAGTGATGAACGTTTTTATCCGGATATGGACGAATTAAATAATTTGGAAGTGTACGATAACCTCGGTAAACGAATGCTGTCGTATTATAATGAATTATTTTTGGAGTTTAAGATGTATCGGAAATAA
- a CDS encoding VOC family protein has protein sequence MSFAVPYLVFNGEGQDALTFYADVFQAEITSVQRFKEMNNFDGDAVFGERLMHSRLAKNGEEFIYITDAPYDGFTTGNRVTILINFQSEDDIKYAYEALSADGKVEMELQMAFWGSTYAQVTDRFGVFWQLNFG, from the coding sequence ATGTCTTTTGCAGTACCATACTTAGTTTTTAACGGCGAAGGTCAAGATGCGCTAACGTTTTACGCAGATGTGTTTCAAGCCGAGATTACAAGTGTTCAGCGTTTTAAAGAGATGAATAATTTTGATGGTGATGCAGTTTTTGGTGAGCGATTGATGCATAGCCGCTTAGCTAAAAACGGGGAAGAATTTATTTATATTACGGATGCGCCTTATGATGGTTTTACAACTGGGAACCGGGTGACGATTCTTATTAATTTTCAGTCTGAGGATGATATTAAGTATGCCTATGAAGCTTTAAGTGCTGATGGCAAAGTGGAGATGGAGTTGCAAATGGCGTTCTGGGGTTCGACTTATGCGCAGGTGACGGACCGGTTTGGGGTGTTTTGGCAGCTTAATTTTGGGTGA
- a CDS encoding ROK family protein, which translates to MVYGAIEAGGTKFVVAIGEKSGKIIKRASYPTTEPAETMKAVIQFFKQYEDELKAIGIGSFGPIDIRKSSATYGYITQTPKLAWRNYDIVGAMKKEFNVPIGFTTDVNAAALGEVNLGAAAGLDSCIYLTIGTGIGGGAVVAGKILEGFSHPEMGHIMVRRHKRDRFTGSCPSHSDCLEGLAAGGAIEKRWGQKAAELADNEEVWNLEAHYIAQALMNYTLILSPERIVLGGGVMKQRQLFPLVRQKLKALVNNYVQLPDLDEYIVPPKLEDDAGITGCVLLAVDAEESN; encoded by the coding sequence ATGGTTTATGGAGCAATTGAAGCAGGTGGGACTAAGTTCGTCGTAGCAATTGGTGAAAAATCAGGGAAAATTATTAAACGAGCGAGCTATCCGACAACGGAACCAGCAGAAACAATGAAAGCAGTCATTCAATTTTTCAAACAGTATGAGGATGAATTAAAAGCAATCGGAATTGGCTCGTTTGGACCAATCGATATTCGGAAATCAAGTGCTACATACGGTTACATCACGCAAACGCCAAAACTAGCATGGCGCAATTATGATATCGTTGGCGCGATGAAAAAAGAATTTAATGTCCCAATCGGTTTTACAACGGACGTTAATGCAGCCGCTTTAGGTGAAGTAAACCTAGGCGCAGCAGCAGGTTTGGATAGTTGTATTTACTTAACTATCGGAACAGGAATCGGTGGCGGAGCAGTTGTCGCTGGGAAAATTCTCGAAGGTTTCTCCCACCCAGAAATGGGACATATTATGGTGCGCCGTCATAAGCGCGACCGTTTCACAGGCAGCTGCCCAAGCCATAGCGACTGTTTAGAAGGCCTTGCAGCAGGTGGCGCGATTGAAAAACGTTGGGGTCAAAAAGCCGCAGAACTCGCCGATAATGAGGAAGTTTGGAATTTAGAAGCGCATTATATCGCTCAAGCTTTGATGAATTATACACTTATCCTATCCCCTGAAAGAATCGTGTTAGGTGGTGGCGTAATGAAACAGCGCCAACTTTTCCCACTTGTCCGTCAAAAATTAAAAGCACTCGTAAACAATTATGTGCAATTGCCAGACTTAGATGAGTATATCGTTCCACCAAAACTAGAAGATGACGCTGGAATAACTGGCTGTGTCTTACTTGCAGTGGATGCGGAAGAGTCCAATTAA
- a CDS encoding GNAT family N-acetyltransferase, with amino-acid sequence MIRQAKKSDAPKIAPLLLVIWKDMELPILEVETEDAITSALVEAIQTEDYRYSYRHLHVYEKDGDIAGVLAGYPGKIEPEIDHAWNAIAKKHGITYEEPIFVDKETFPGEWYLDSIVTNEKYRGHGVGTALLAKLTEIAAEEGEKVVGLNCDKGNPHAKRLYERLGFHVTGEITLSGHEYEHMQK; translated from the coding sequence TTGATTCGACAAGCTAAAAAATCAGATGCGCCGAAAATTGCGCCACTTTTACTCGTAATATGGAAAGACATGGAATTACCCATTTTAGAAGTAGAGACGGAAGACGCGATTACAAGTGCGCTAGTTGAAGCGATTCAAACAGAAGATTATCGTTATAGTTATAGACATCTGCACGTGTACGAAAAAGATGGCGATATTGCGGGTGTTTTGGCGGGTTATCCTGGGAAAATCGAACCGGAAATTGACCACGCTTGGAACGCAATTGCGAAGAAACATGGCATCACTTACGAGGAACCAATTTTTGTGGATAAAGAAACGTTTCCGGGAGAATGGTATTTAGATTCAATCGTGACAAACGAAAAATACCGCGGACACGGTGTTGGCACGGCTTTACTTGCTAAATTAACAGAAATTGCCGCAGAAGAGGGCGAAAAAGTAGTTGGTTTGAATTGTGATAAAGGAAACCCACATGCTAAACGTTTATATGAGCGTTTAGGCTTTCATGTGACCGGCGAAATTACTCTTAGCGGCCACGAATACGAACACATGCAAAAATAA
- a CDS encoding carbonic anhydrase, whose product MTKEKVLWGYDEKTGPEMWGHICSDFEIAHTGKAQSPVNIEQTDVVKLKPSTMKFHYKETDYTMRRIEQSVHVFPHDKEQGLRFNGEYYPLVSFHAHIPAEHLLDGYMYPIEWHFVHEKPDGTTLVMSAWMDIDNTNNVEFKNLPTYFPEVFADFETEREITLDVNEFMPEERVFYTYQGSRTTPPTVEGVTWIVLKNAKTLGQEDFTEFEKAIGNTSRPVQDLNGREITFYN is encoded by the coding sequence ATGACAAAGGAGAAAGTGTTATGGGGTTACGATGAAAAGACTGGACCAGAAATGTGGGGGCATATCTGTTCTGACTTTGAAATCGCGCATACTGGAAAGGCTCAATCGCCAGTTAATATCGAACAAACAGATGTTGTAAAACTAAAACCATCAACTATGAAATTTCACTATAAAGAAACAGACTACACGATGAGAAGAATTGAACAATCAGTTCATGTTTTCCCGCATGATAAAGAACAAGGGTTACGCTTTAACGGCGAGTATTATCCGCTTGTATCATTTCATGCGCATATTCCGGCAGAGCATTTGCTTGACGGTTATATGTATCCGATTGAATGGCACTTTGTACATGAAAAACCAGACGGCACAACGCTTGTAATGAGTGCTTGGATGGATATTGATAATACAAATAATGTCGAATTCAAAAATTTACCAACCTATTTCCCAGAAGTGTTTGCTGATTTTGAAACAGAACGGGAAATTACTTTAGATGTGAATGAATTTATGCCAGAAGAGCGTGTTTTCTATACGTACCAAGGTTCACGGACAACGCCGCCAACCGTGGAAGGCGTAACTTGGATCGTTTTAAAAAATGCGAAGACGCTTGGCCAAGAAGATTTCACTGAATTTGAAAAAGCAATTGGCAATACAAGTCGACCAGTTCAAGACTTAAACGGTCGCGAAATTACTTTTTACAACTAA